In Struthio camelus isolate bStrCam1 chromosome 3, bStrCam1.hap1, whole genome shotgun sequence, the DNA window CCTGGATGTAAGTGTTTGTGCTCATGCATGGTTGCCGACCACCTCTGTTTCAACCCGTTGTGCCCAATGTTGCCCCCGTTTACTCATCTGTGCCCACAGTGCCCCACCAGCACAGCAGTGCAGTGGCAGCTGCCCAGCAGGGAGGCTATGAGATCCCCGCACGCTTGCGTACCCTCCACAACCTTGTCATCCAGTACGCCTCACAGGGACGCTACGAGGTAGCCGTGCCACTCTGCAAGCAGGCgctggaggacctggagaagaCATCAGGTCACGATCACCCTGATGTGGCCACCATGCTTAACATCCTGGCGCTGGTGTACAGGTGAGCAAGGGAGGGCAGGACTGGGGCAGCAGAgctttctgcctctctcctttgccAGGACAGGACTTGTGGTGACAGGGGGCTCCCCTAGCTTCCAGTGCTTTGCCTTTTCAAAAGGTTTTGGCATAGATGAGGGGTTTGGACTGCCAAGGTAGAGACTGGCTAAGGTAGGGATGAAGGGAGAAGTGGAAGGGCTGTGGGGGCTGGATCTGTGTGAAAGGAGGGCAGTTGCTCCAGATGCTGCTTGCCATAGGCTGTGGTGTCCAGACCCCTAATAACTGGTCAACTTTGCATTGCAGGGATCAGAATAAATACAAAGAGGCAGCACACCTCCTGAATGATGCTCTCTCCATCCGTGAGAAGACCCTGGGCAAAGACCATCCAGCGGCAagtctctcccttctcctttggTTGCTTCCCTTGCCCTTCCCTCGTGGGTGCCAACAGGGCTGGAtcagtgccctgcctccctttAGGGACGGCCGTGGCCAGGCCCCTCTGTGCTGGACTGCCAAGGAGAGCAGTGTGCCCTGTGGTGGGAAAGGTGCTGCTCACACAGTGTGAGACACTGTTTTGCCTCTTTCCCCTCCTTCAGTATGGCCTGTCGGGGGTAGTTGACCTCTCCTGGATCCTCTGATCTGGGCAGGGTAGCCTTCTGTCTCTGGAGCCCTTTCTCTCCagaagcagctgtgctgcagggatAAAGGAAGTGAAACAGTTACTGGTGTTGCCACCCGGTCCCCTTGTCTGATCCTGCTGGATCCTACGTTGCCTCACAGAGAAGCCTATGTCTCTGCAGGTGGCAGCAACCTTGAACAATCTGGCTGTTCTCTATGGCAAGAGAGGGAAGTACAAAGAAGCAGAGCCACTGTGTAAGCGAGCCCTGGAGATCCGTGAGAAGGTACCGGTCCCCCATACTCTCctttcttccagctcttcctGAGGGTTTTCCGCCAGTACCTCACTGCACCTGGGAGATGCAGAACCCAGTATTGCTTAGAAAGAAGGATGATCCGTGGCTTGAAAAGTGGCTGTTGCCTCCACCTAGCCTGTTCCGGTGCCAATTCTGCCACCACCTTTCCAGTCTCTGCAGGGTTGTTTCCAGTGTTAGAGAGCCTGGCAGGAGGTAGAAGACCTGATTTCTCCTCTTAGTCTCTGTTATCCTCGGCTCCTGTCTGGCATAGGCACATCCTAGGGGGACTGCAGTGCCTGCTTATTCTCTTGCTGTTATTTCTAGCATGCTGGTCAGGGGATCAGCGTGACAGAACAATCTGGCTAGGGCCAGAGCTGCCTGGCTGTCCCCAAGAGCCCACTGCAGTGTCTGAGTGTTGCCTTTTTGTGGTTTCTCTTCTCTGGCTTCCCTAGGTCCTAGGCAAAGACCATCCTGATGTGGCCAAGCAGCTGAACAACCTAGCCCTGCTGTGCCAGAACcagggcaagtatgaggaggtgGAGTACTATTACTGCCGAGCGCTGGAGATCTATGAGAGCCGCCTGGGTCCTGATGACCCCAATGTGGCCAAGACCAAGAACAACCTGGTGAGGTCATGGGGAGAGGCAGTGTGGCAATGGAGAGTGGTGTGAGGCAAGCGTTGCCTGGCGCTTGGAGGAAGCGGGGAGAAGGCAGGGAAGGTAGAAGGTTAATCTGTGTGGcccagcagggctggagctgtgTTTTCTTGGTTGCAGGCCTCCTGTTACCTGAAGCAAGGCAAATATAAGGACGCGGAGGTGCTGTATAAGGAGATCCTCACCCGTGCTCATGTGAAGGAGTTTGGCTCTGTGGATGGTTTGTACAGCAGTtgttggggctggggagggatgTGCAGTTTGGTCTCCTGGCTCTCAGCCCAGGCTTGGCTGGTTCTGATAACCCACTGGCAGAAGGATGGGGTCCCTGCTTGGGGCAGCCCTTGAAATACTGCCATTCTTGTCTTGTGCCCCAACTTTTCTCTGAGAAGGGGTCTTAGGGAGCTCTGGCTCTCAGTCTTTGCTAGGTTGGGCCCTGTTGCGGCTAAAAGGGGTAGTAGCAAGTGGTGCAGCTGTTCCCAGCATGGGCTGAGGTCTCTGCTGTACTCCTGGCACAGGTATTCCCCCATGGGAGGACTTGTTCCTTATTTCTCATGCCCTTGCAGTGTCACTTGTCCTTCTTGGTGCTCTGGTCATTGGCTGGAAGCCCTGTCACCTCCCTCTGGTGAGCCACTGGCTTTGGGGATGGAGCACTGGGCTGTGCAGGAGGCAGAGCcccagaggaagcagcagagtgGCAGGATGAGGTGGTGAGTGAAGCTGTCTTGTGTTCTTCCCCGCACAGATGAGCACAAGCCGATCTGGATGCACgcggaagagagagaggagatgaGCAAGGTGAGTCCAAGCGGTGCTGCAGCCTGTTGCAGCAGCGAGAGCCCTGGGAGGGGAAGGAGTTCCTGGGGTTTTGCTCCTCTCTCCCATCACAAACAGAACCTCCTTCCTGCAGTCTGAAGAGCTGCCATGGTGAGCTGCCATGGACAATGGCCAGGAAGGGTCCCTGTGGGTCCACAGGTATGGGGAAAGGGCGTGACCGCTCCTTGGGGCAGCAGGAATTGGAGGCCCATCAGAGGCCTTGATGCTGTTCCTGAGGTAGGGGCGTACTCCGCCCTTCAGCCACACTgcatgctctctttctctctctctctctctctctctgtctttgctTTAGCGATCCCTGTAGAGCATGCAGATGGTGGAAGATGACAGATGGCAGTGCCACAGGGCCTTGGCACTCTGTCTCAAAGAGCTGCTAGTACTCGGAGCACAGCCTGCTCCTGAAGCAACTCTAAGGCTGCCTGGGAAAAAGATGGGCTAAGAAGACACTGCTGCCATCACCTTGCTTGGGAAACAGAGCCAAACCTCCTGAAACCCAGCTCCGGTCACAGCAGGCCTTAGCTGCACCGTGTCCTAGCTGGTCTCTGAACAAGGGCAGACATGCATTGCACTTGCCTTGACCTTGGCCAAGAGACAGAGCAGCTATTGCTCCTGTTGCCCCAGCACTGCTCTGTGCCACAGCTGATAAATGCAGCtgtgtcctgcctctgcttttctCAAGACCTTAGCGGGTTTTTTGCCAGGAAAGTGAAGAAGCAGGATGAAGGTCTCCAGGCTCTCTAGCTGCAATGGGAGCAGACACtggctctctcctttccctttgcccTCTGAGCAGGCCCCATCCCTGCGTGGGCTTCAGCCAGCAGGCTCACAGGCGTGGCTTAGACTTTTATCATTCCCATCCTGTGAGCTCTAAGAGCAGGGTCCTGGCAGGTGCCTCCTGCCAGTGTCCTGCATCCTCCCACCGAACTGCTCTGTGGGATCCCAAGCACAGGGCTTTTGCAGGCTCAGCTCTGCACtgccctgctctggctgctgccctgcaAAGACTCTACTGCAAAGAAATTGCACTGCTTCCTGCTATGGCACCATCCTACACAGGGGAAATCAAAGACTGAGTAGGGACCAGGCTCCCCTTGCCCTCTCTGGGGTTGAGATGCTTCTTATGGTATCTTTGGAGAAGTGGGAGGTCGAATGTAGGCATTTGCAATGTGGAGCTGTGCTCCAGCtagctggctttgctgcagggATGAGAGAATGGGCTGCCTTTGGGGGAGACTTGGGATAGAAGGGGAGAGGACCTAGGAATGATCCATTGGGCCTGGTTGGGGCGTTAGTTTTAGGAGGAGACAGTGTTTCTTGCCAAGGGTGAGATTCATTTTGTagcctggggaaaggctgagaCTCTTCTCGTATCCCTGGGCCTGCTGCCTCTGGGACTGCTGCCTCCCAGGCAGCGGTGCCCAGATGCCAGAGTTTGCCTAGTCCTCCCAGCCGGGCAGCAGTGACTGTAGACCTGCTTGTGCCTGGTgcttctgctctctgccttgtgcTGCATTTCCACATCTCCTATTAAAAAATATCAAATCCCTCTTTGGAGAGCTTCACTTCTTTTTCCCTcacccctccctttcccctctgtTCTCAGTggcagcagggggaggctggTTTTCCTGCCTGTGCCAGGGCCTTGGGCACAGCTGGCAGCCCCAGGCATTTAACGCCTTTCCCCCTGGGTTCAGTGGCCAGTTTGTGGATACCTATATGTAAAGTGTTGTGGTGTTTTGAATCTTGGGCTCTCTTGTCCCTTAGAGCTGCCCAAGCCATGCAGACTTTGGGGCAAGGAAACCCAAATGTACTGTATGGCTCGAGGAATCTCCAGCACGTGGGCTGGAGCTCCTAGGAGCGCTGTGGGGCTGAGCAGGAAAAAAGGCCCCTAGGAGGACTGTTCCTTCAGGGGCTAGAGCCCTTGCTCGAAGGAAGGGAAACCCCTGCTGCAGAGCCTTGGTCCTTGgtgagagcagctctgctgtgctTGGAGCTGAGCTGGGCACTGCCTGCCCAGACTGTGTGTCCTGTGGGTGCAGACTCGGGGGCATGGGCGCACAGTGTGTGGGCAGGCAACCCCACTCCTACAGCAGCAGTGACTCCTGCCTGCAGGCACCATGGCTCACACTGACCCAGGCAGTGCTGGCCAGGAGCCAGCGTCCTGCACGTCGGCTCATCCCAGCCCTAGCTTTCTTCTTGGGCATCAACGTCTGGCCAGCAGCCTCTTTGCTCCTggccgggggtggtggggggaagcaGCTGGCCAGCTTTGGAGTGCAAAGGCTGAGGGTGGTGAGAGGACAGCTTAGTGGGACAGAGTTGCTGTGGGCACACCTGACCCCGCAGGCAGAAGTCAGGGCAGTGGCTGGCTGATCCCTTTTCTAGCCACAGCTGTGGGTTTTAGTGCCTGTGCTGGCTGGCCTGCCTCTGGGGTTTTCTGTCTCCTGTTGTGTGCTGGTGAGGGATGGGGAACAATGATAcagcccttggagagctgcatggatgggCTGCACTGGCCCTGCTGCTTCTGGccctgtggaaggggcaaggagatgGGAGCGTGCTTACTGCTGGGGTGCGGATGTCACCTCTGCTTGTGGCCCAAATATGTTGCAGGGAAAGTGGTTGCAGCTTCCCCTCTGGGAACCCACCAGTGTTTGCACGTGATGTTTCTGAAAGTGGCACTGGTGCTGGGGATGGCCCAACATGTCCTGGGGGTTACTCCTGGGACCCAGCTGGAGAGCCCAGGCTGGAGAATTGCAACAGGCATGGGGCTAATGGCTGACTCTCTTCTCTCCTCACCCTATAGAGCAAGCACAGAGATAGTGCTCCTTATGCCGAGTATGGCGGCTGGTACAAGGCCTGCAAGGTTAGCAGGTAAGAGGGGTTCACAGGCAGCTGcaagctgtggcaggaggtggccaCCAGGCTCCCTCTCATCCTCTATCTATCTCCGCAGCCCAACCGTGAACACTACACTGAGGAATCTGGGTGCACTGTACCGGCGCCAGGGCAAGCTAGAggcggctgagactctggaggaGTGCGCGGTTCGCTCTCGGCGGCAGGTAACCCTGGAGGGGACCGTTCCCAGTGGCAGGGGGCACTGTGGCACTCGGGGGTGGCAGGTTACAGTGTGGTGTTTGGCTCAGTGTGTGGTGGTAGGCTCTCCTGTGCCTTACAGCCTCTAATGCCCTTAGGTTACGTTCACACAATGCTGGAGCACCTTGATGGTTGGGGTTGCGTTTGTGCAGGGGCATGCAGGTGTCTGCGTGTGCATGGGGGTGTGGAAGCGCATGCATACACGGGAGGGACGTGTGCTGGAGCATGTGTGTGCGTAAGCACGGGGGGAGCATGTGTGGCTTTCAGAGTGCAGAAGTGTGTAGCTGTACCAGGACAGGGTCTTGGGCTTTGCTAGCAGCTGAGATTTGCCCTGGGATGTTTTCTTCCTGCTACTTTCTAGTCTAGGGGACTCCCTAGAGATTTCCAGAAGTGCCTCCCACCCTAAACTCCTTTCAGTCCTCAAATAATAAAGCAGGAGCGGTTAGTGCCCAGCACAGAGACTGAGGGACAGCAGAAACCTTCACGCACTGCCGCACAAAGAAACCAAGCTGTCAGCTTTGAGGCTGTGTGCCAGGGTGGCTGGTGGCTTGGAGAGGACTTCCTGAGCTGGAACCTGAACAAAGACTGCTGAGGGCTGAAGCGTACTTGGCTCTGTCCTTTCTGTGTAGGAGGGTTTTGGCTGTGATGGGGCAATGGTCAGGACTGGACAAGGCAGAGCAACGGCATGGCAGAGCGCTAGAGGGAAGGAGTGCAGAACAGCGAAGCCTCTAGTGCTTCCTTGTCCCCTTCTGCTGCAGGGCATTGACCCCATTAACCAGACCAAGGTGGTGGAGATCCTAAAGGAGGGTGATGGTGCAGAGAGGCGGCGAAGCTTGGGGGGCAGCGTCAAGTACGAGAATACCACAGACGGTAGCGAGGAAGTGAGTATGGGCGTGGAATGGAGTGGGGTAAGTACAAGACACCATCAAGAATGGCCTCGGCCGGCTgctggaggcaggggacagcTTGGCTCAGGGCTCTCCCCACGTGGCCTGTCGTGGCATCTTTGTCTGCCTCCATTCGTTCCCTGCacacttccctctcctctctcttggcATAAGCCAGCAGGCCCACAGAGGTGCGTGTCTGGGCCCAGCTTCTGGTATACAGGCCAGGTAGTCCCAACTGATGGCCCCCCCTCCTAAGGGGCTGTCAGGCCCTGGCGATACACAGCACGAGCTGGTCCTGGCCTGCCCTTAATCTTAGCCCTGACACTCTTATTAACACCTCTCACTGCTGCTCCCCTCTTGAGACCCCTGGCTGAGAGCATCGGCCCCATCTCAGGCCCATGCAGCCGCTCTGAGCAGCTTGGCTGGCTGTCCTGCACCACGCCACAGGCAGTTCCGAGTCCGGGGAGGGTTGCGCGCGTGTGTGCCTGGTGCGTCTGTGCAACTGAGTGATTTCAGGGCACGGGGAATAGTCTGTAGCCTATGTTTTTGCTGTCCCACTCACCTGGCCTTGTGCCATCTGTGGGCTCTGGCCAAGCGGAGGTGATAAAAGGCAGGTCCTTGTAGGAAGCTAGGCTAGGCTGACCAGTGGTGGCGAAAGAGGCTGGTGttagctgaggctcaggcagggtGATTTGAGGCTGCCTAGGCTTGCTCTGAAACCGAAAAGTACTTTGGTCACTAGCTCCGAGTTTGGAGGAGCGTAGTGGTCTGGGTCTGAGACAAGTAATTTTCAGCCTCTgtaaggaggaggatggagaggaaaCAGCATGCAAGCATTGCGCTGGTGGGTGCTTGGCTCGAGGGCTGCGAGAGCTGTTAACGCTGCCTGTGCCCCTTGCAGGCCCTAGCTGGGACTGTAGCGTAGCTAGCACATGGGGCTGGTTGTGGCCTGACACAGGCGATGAACTGAGCACGCAAGTTCTCCGCTCCCTCCTCATGTCTGCTGTCACTAACTCTTCCCCCATGTGGTTCCGCTCCATCCTCGCCCTGCATgagctccctcccttcctcctttctcttctctgttgcCATGACAGCCCCTCAGATCCAAAGCCTTCATGAAGCCGCTGGCTCTCTTGATTGTGGATTGTACCCAGGAGGTGGCTAGAGGGGACCTtgggaagcagagctgcaagggGGCCCAGAGGGTCCTCCAGATGCAGGGCTATACCCTGTCCCAGCCCTTGGGGTCAGGCCCAAAGAGGGTCCTAGCCCTGGCAAGGCACCAACCCTGGGCCTTGTGCTCCCTGTCAGTAGAGGGGCTGGATGAGCGTGGAGGGAGGGCTGTGGGTTCAGGTTAGGATCACTCTGTCCCTGTCCTGTCCGGTATCTCTCTGCAGTTCCTCCTGGCTGTGGTGGTGGCTGGTtgctctgtgctggtggtgatctgAGAGACCTTCCTAGTGGTCTCTGAGCTGATCATGCCGAGGCAAGCAGGCAATGCCACCCCCTCTTACAGCCCAGCTGAGGGGAATTGTGCCTTTTGTGCTGTCCCTGCCCTTGTGATCCTTCCCCAGGGGCCTGGCAGGCCTGCCCTGGCCCAGCCGGTTGTAGGGTTTGGGAGCTAGCTCAGCACCCTGGGGATACGGGTGCTGCTGCTTGGTGCTAGGTGCCTTCCCCAActtgctgcagaagcagccagctcCCTCTCCCTAGCCAGCAGCCTTGCGCTGGGCTGCAGCTCCCCCAGAAAGGAGGCCAAGATGAGTCTCTCTTGCCTGTTACAGCCAGTTGTTCCCTATGCTGGTCTGGAGACCTCAGATATACTGCCCTAGGCCAGTCCCTACTGCCACCCCTCAGCTGttggctgcagcaggcagggccaTAGCAATCCCAAGGGTGCCAGCAACCTCTGtgccctgctgccctgggcagctATGGGAGCACCTTGGGGCCTGGAGCAGCCTCTTGCTGCCCAGGTAATTGGGCTAAGAGACCCAGGGTCTGGGCTATGAGAGGAGGGGTGGCACCGGCTCAGTGGTGCCTGAGGTCTCTGCAGGCACCCTGTGGGTGCATGAGGCCCAAGAGCAGGGAGCACTTACACTGTAGCACCATACCTGTCCCTCCCTGAGCTAGCTGTTCCTGCTAGCCTGCTAGAGTGTGCTGGCCAAGACGTGAGCCCTAGTGTTTTGGCCTCACAAGTCTCCCTCCTTGTCCAAAGTAGCCTGCTGTCATTGTGGGTAGCCTGggcgctgctctgcctgctgcctgggTTACCTGCATCCTCATGGCCTTGTAAATTGTGTCTTTCTCCTCTCTGTGCACTAGGCTTAAATGCCTCCCGAGactccctctttcccctccaccGCAATCACCTGGATGTTTGTGTTGTACCTTCCGACTTTTCCTCCACACCATCCCTCCTTCCTCGGCAAGATCTCCACGCCAGTCCCCCAACCCTCCCAGCGTGCGAGGGCACCACAGCGCCTGCAGAGGAGTGCCTGGCCACCTGGGCCCAGCTCCAGTCCCGTAGCCAACAAGAGCAGGAAGaagctgcatggagctggctgCTCCCCCTGGCCAGGGCAAGGGGCTGCCGTCCCCTTGCGTgtcaccacccccctccccagcctgccctTGCACGTCCCCAGGGACCTGGGGACCAAGCCTGCGGGGGATTGTCTTCACTCCAGGCGTGCCGACTCTACCGTCTTTAGACATCCTCAACCATCCTAATTTGTTCCCTCCGTTTCTGCAGAAGCCAGGATGGAGGCGTGAAAATGGGGGACCATTTTAGGACGCAGAGGCCTGGTTTTAGCAGGGCTGTTGTGTGCACAGTTGCTCCTTTCCCTGTAGGCTTAGCTGATGTTAGTGCCCTGCAGCAAACCTGCGCTGGCCACCAGAGCTACAGGGCTCTCCCTGTAGCACAGGGCAGTAGGTGTCCCTGTCCTGCCATCCTCCTCCTGGCTGAGCTCCACAGCCCAAGGGCAGCACGTAGACCTCTCCGCAGGGGCACGGGGATGGAAGGCGGTCCACAGCTACTGTGCAGCCAGGGCAGGATGGGGAGTGGTGACAGCCAAAGGCTATGAGTGGAAGAGGGACCTGCCAGGACAAGCATATTTGGTTGTGGCTTCCTGACCTGACGCAGTAACTCAGTCCCTTGGCTACTGGCATTAAGGGGTGAATTGGCTCCCCCTTGCTCTGGGGTCCCCAGGCGTTGCTGCTGGGAGAGGGCAAGGATAGAGCTGTTTGCTGCTTCTTAAAGGCAGAAGGAGGAAGAGTAAGAGGAAAGCAGAGCCCTTCTGCATAGGGCCAGTTAGAGGTGGCCGAGATGAGGAAAGGGTTGGCTTAGAGTGGTCTGGAAAAAAGTAGGTGCTAAGAAGGgtatgaggagagagagagagctggggCTTGGGCTccgaggaggaggcgggggcagATGGAGGGAATTTCTACAGGAGGAGAAAGCTTTCCTGGGGAGAAGGGGCCACATTGCTGATGGAGGAGAGCAGTTCCTGAACACAGGGCCTGGCTTGCCCTTGCCTGGCCAGGCTTGGGTTCTGGGGCTGCGACTTGCCTTCTGGCCAGGTGGGTGGGAAAACCCTAAGCTGGCCCCAGCTAGGGATACAGTGCTGACCCCGGGCTTGCGCAGGGATGGCTCCCTGCTTCTGCCAGGACTCTAGGCCTGCACAGGGTCCAGGACTGTTGGTCACTACCAGGAAGGGGATATTTTGTATGGCCAGGCCACCACTGCCCTGAGACTCTCACCTTAGGTGCTGACCCTCATCCCAGCTCCTATAGGAGGTGagcttccccagctctgctgcctgggaAGGAGGCTGGGGAAGCTGCAGCTTGCAGGATAGAGCCTGGAGGCCAGCGCAgctgccgccctccccccccccccccaaatatttatttagttagatcatttcttcatttctcctaTGCTAGTCACCTGGTAGGCTGTGATGCTAAACGTGCTTGCGTCTGTCTGGACCTGGCTCTCCCATGGTGGCACGGAGGCCCTAGGGCACGTGCATACTGCTTCCCTGGGAGCTTGTGCTTGCTTGAAGGGTCACGGGGGCTGGAGCTCAGGATCTGAGTGCTCTTGGGCTGCCCtttctctgcccttctctcccAGTGCTGCCCTGTGCCCTGAGCAGGGCACGTCCTCAGCGCGAGGCACATGCAGGCCTCGACACCGTCTGCCCCTGCGCTTTGCCCTAACTTGGACCTGGTGCTGTAACAACTGTACCTCCAATTAAAGGCAGACAGACCTAAACCGCTGCTCTGTGCTTCTTTCCATGCTCTGCAGGCCAGTGCCAGTCAGCTCAGGGGTGGCGGGGGGCAAACTTGCTGCTGGAAGCTGGCAAGGGGGTATGCAGTGCCTGTGCATGCACAGGGGGATGCACGGGCGGCCCCTTGTGCGGGCCGAGCAGTGGAAGCGAGGGACCCAACTCCACTCCCAACTCCTTGGCCTCCAAACTTCTCCAGGGCTTGGGCATGCTCCCTCGGCCAGCTCAACGGCCACGTGGCAGGGCTGCCCCAAGAGCTGTTTCCATGAGCCAGAGAATGCCCTGTTGTGTCCTTGGGCGCCAAGCGCCACGCGCTGCTGTATCCTGCCTGAGCCTGCTGCCTCCATGAGACAGACAGGGTGGGAGCACGCAGTGGAGAGCGGCTCAGTGTTGGGGCTGCCTCATGCTCTCTGAATGCTTTCAGCCTGGTGGGTGCGATGGGGTGGGGGCTCTGCGGTAAACCGAGCCCCAAAAGTGTTCTGCGTTAAAAATAACCATGGAGAAAAGGGggtggtgggggagaggggaggctatTTTTAACCCTGTATGCAGCAGTGCCTGATTCTGGTATTGGTCTGCAGTCAGCCTACGTCATTGCAGCTGGGGAAACGTGgccccttcctccagccctgACCCCAGAGCATCCTCCCTGGCTGGATCCTGCTGCCCCTGTCCCATGGTCCTGCTCCCCTACCCCAGCACtgtgcccttcccctcccccagcttCTGCGCGTCCTAGAAAGAGGAACAGCACCCAGTACGACAGCACCTTGCAAGGAGGGGTGGGTGGGGGTTCTTTTGCTCCCCTGCATCCTCACTTGTGCCAGGTACCAAGGGGCAGCCCTTCCAAAACCTTTCCCGCTGGCTGCTGAGTCCAGGGTGCCTACTAGAGGAGTTAAATTGTTTGCTTTGCTAATATTTACAGTGCTTTCCACGTTCCTGGTGGCTGTGTCCCTTGCAGCAACAGCACACACGGTTCCCAGTTTGGAAACCCTTCATTGTGATGTGAAAGCGAAAAGTTGCAACGTGTTTGGCTTATCCAGGAAGGGATGGGATCAGTTTCCGATGGCGGGATTGCTGATAGGAAAAGAAACATTCAGCTAGTGGAGAAAGGTGCAGGGCTGGATCGCTTTCGGACAGCTGCTGCAGGGAGATTTTGGAAAAGATTCCCCAGGGGCGTAACAGGGCATGGAAGCTTTGGGTTCAGCACAAGGGACAAGTCGTCTAAGCAGACCCTGCTCGTCTGCAGAGCTTTGCTGACGGTCCTAgagcacttgctgctgccagccagggctgcagggccTTGTGTTTGTGCAGAGCAGTACGAAGGGGCCTGAACACACGCTCGAAAAGACCGAAGGGCTTTTGTGGTCGCCTTGGCTTCGTTTCTTCAGCCTTGATGTGCCAGGGAAGCCAGCAAGGGGCTTAGACCATGGAGGACCGCTGTCATTACCAAGCCTTCAAAGCAAAAGTCACTCTGCTTCAGCTGTGACCCCGCAGCCTCGTGTAATAAGTCTAGCCGTGGGGGAGACCTCGTTGCCACAGCGGCCCAGTGGCACGAGCTGGTGTTACGCTGGCAGTCTGTGCCGTACTGGTGTGTAGGGCTAAAGGCAGGATAGGCCAGAGCCCATCGTGAGCTGAGCAGGTGTTTCTGAATAGCAGGGACTTTTGGGGGGTGCATGGGAGGAACAAGCTGGGGAATCAGGTTTAGGCCTGGTTTTGCCCCTTGGGAAATGCAGGCAGCAGTGAAGAAAGCCCCACAAAGAGCCGCTCATGGGCAGCTAGCGGGgatgggcgtagggctgggaggtgctggctTGGGCCATGCAGAGCATTGGCACGGCCAAATACATCCCAGACTGAGCTATGTGAATCTCTCAGTGGGCTCAAAGCTGATCACCTGGGGGGATTCAGGGATGGGACGCGTGCGTGTGTGCAGAGTGGTTTCATCTGGCAGGAGTGAGCCCCgggaccccagggtgccccaggcGGGATGTACACCAAGTGAAAAGctgaggaggagagggggaatgGCACAGGtgcagtggggaaggggaagggggagtcTGGTCTCCTGCCAGCACCAACTGGCTAGAGTCCTCGATAGGAAAAGGCAGGATGGCCTGGCCTGACCAAAGCTGCCCCCCAGCTGGGGGGTCCCAGTAGGGCTGGGTGCTTCCCTGGCCACCAGGCGCCACAGTGACTGCTGCCTGAGCCAGGCCAGCCGATGGGGTTGGACCAGCTCCGAGCAGGGGCACGGTGCTCTggctgggcaggcaggagcccaCGGGCCTGGCTGAGCCAGGCTGCGGCGGGGGTCCTGGGCTCTGTGGTCCACGTGTGCCCCCGAGAGCCAGGGCGAGCAGAAAGCCTGCTCCAGGCCGGGGTACGTCCCCAGCGCAGGCAGGCGAGGGGGTgttcaggggcaggccccgtcctGGCCGCCCGTCCGTGGCACGTGGGAGCGTGCTCGCTGCCGctcagccgccgcccccggcttGTGTCTCCGTGTCCAGGACGGCAGCGGCACCCTCCAGCGCAGCAGCTCCCTGGGAAAGATCCGGGAGGTGATACGGAGGAGCAGCGAGATGTTGGTCAAGAAACTGCAGGGCAACGGCCCCCTGGAGCCCAGGAACAGCAGGTACGGCCCCAGCGGGGCAGGGCCAGCGGTCCCACCGCCTGGGGGGGTGCAAGCTCACTGTGCTCTCCT includes these proteins:
- the KLC4 gene encoding kinesin light chain 4 isoform X1, which gives rise to MDHEGCGSRTMSTMVYPREEKLDKLSQEEIISNTKLVMQGLEALKNEHNSILHSLLETIKCLKKDEEANLVHEKSNLLRKSVEMIELGLGEAQVMMALSNHLNAVESEKQKLRAQVRRLCQENQWLRDELANTQQKLQRSEQTVAQLEEEKKHLEFMNQLKKYDEDVSPSEEKEGDSTKDSLDDLFPNEEEEHGPGLPHQHSSAVAAAQQGGYEIPARLRTLHNLVIQYASQGRYEVAVPLCKQALEDLEKTSGHDHPDVATMLNILALVYRDQNKYKEAAHLLNDALSIREKTLGKDHPAVAATLNNLAVLYGKRGKYKEAEPLCKRALEIREKVLGKDHPDVAKQLNNLALLCQNQGKYEEVEYYYCRALEIYESRLGPDDPNVAKTKNNLASCYLKQGKYKDAEVLYKEILTRAHVKEFGSVDDEHKPIWMHAEEREEMSKSKHRDSAPYAEYGGWYKACKVSSPTVNTTLRNLGALYRRQGKLEAAETLEECAVRSRRQGIDPINQTKVVEILKEGDGAERRRSLGGSVKYENTTDGSEEVSMGVEWSGDGSGTLQRSSSLGKIREVIRRSSEMLVKKLQGNGPLEPRNSSMKRAASLNYLHKSSDASFEGTQGLRAESRGLSASSTDLSSHSSLLTSN
- the KLC4 gene encoding kinesin light chain 4 isoform X8, with protein sequence MSTMVYPREEKLDKLSQEEIISNTKLVMQGLEALKNEHNSILHSLLETIKCLKKDEEANLVHEKSNLLRKSVEMIELGLGEAQVMMALSNHLNAVESEKQKLRAQVRRLCQENQWLRDELANTQQKLQRSEQTVAQLEEEKKHLEFMNQLKKYDEDVSPSEEKEGDSTKDSLDDLFPNEEEEHGPGLPHQHSSAVAAAQQGGYEIPARLRTLHNLVIQYASQGRYEVAVPLCKQALEDLEKTSGHDHPDVATMLNILALVYRDQNKYKEAAHLLNDALSIREKTLGKDHPAVAATLNNLAVLYGKRGKYKEAEPLCKRALEIREKVLGKDHPDVAKQLNNLALLCQNQGKYEEVEYYYCRALEIYESRLGPDDPNVAKTKNNLASCYLKQGKYKDAEVLYKEILTRAHVKEFGSVDDEHKPIWMHAEEREEMSKSKHRDSAPYAEYGGWYKACKVSSPTVNTTLRNLGALYRRQGKLEAAETLEECAVRSRRQGIDPINQTKVVEILKEGDGAERRRSLGGSVKYENTTDGSEEVSMGVEWSGA
- the KLC4 gene encoding kinesin light chain 4 isoform X4; its protein translation is MDHEGCGSRTMSTMVYPREEKLDKLSQEEIISNTKLVMQGLEALKNEHNSILHSLLETIKCLKKDEEANLVHEKSNLLRKSVEMIELGLGEAQVMMALSNHLNAVESEKQKLRAQVRRLCQENQWLRDELANTQQKLQRSEQTVAQLEEEKKHLEFMNQLKKYDEDVSPSEEKEGDSTKDSLDDLFPNEEEEHGPGLPHQHSSAVAAAQQGGYEIPARLRTLHNLVIQYASQGRYEVAVPLCKQALEDLEKTSGHDHPDVATMLNILALVYRDQNKYKEAAHLLNDALSIREKTLGKDHPAVAATLNNLAVLYGKRGKYKEAEPLCKRALEIREKVLGKDHPDVAKQLNNLALLCQNQGKYEEVEYYYCRALEIYESRLGPDDPNVAKTKNNLASCYLKQGKYKDAEVLYKEILTRAHVKEFGSVDDEHKPIWMHAEEREEMSKSKHRDSAPYAEYGGWYKACKVSSPTVNTTLRNLGALYRRQGKLEAAETLEECAVRSRRQDGSGTLQRSSSLGKIREVIRRSSEMLVKKLQGNGPLEPRNSSMKRAASLNYLHKSSDASFEGTQGLRAESRGLSASSTDLSSHSSLLTSN